One Nicotiana tabacum cultivar K326 chromosome 23, ASM71507v2, whole genome shotgun sequence genomic window, ACACGTCGCACTACAGACATAGGTAGATAGGAAAGAGCAGAAGATTAGAACAAGACAAAAAAAGACAAAATCAACGAATTGCTCATTAGAAATACTAAGTCACTGGAAACACTCTCAAACAAGATTGGCTCGGCTTCTGCCAGAGCAGTTTTTAAGCAgtatgcctctttttctttgtctttgccTTCAACTTATCACATAGGAAAGCTTTCTCTAATTGCGTCACCCTCTGCGCCAGTGAATTCAGCATCAGCGTTTGCATTTCGTTTCTCTGGCACAGCTCATTCATCATTCTCATCATCTTCTCATTCTCTTCCACCATTTTCTCCATCAACTCTCTGTTTTTTCTACTCTCATTTTCCCCATGTAACCTTGCTTCATTCTCCTCCTCATCAATTCCTTCAATCACATCTCCTACTTCGCCTCTTTCCACACTTACCTCCGGCAACTCATCAGACTTCTCTGCATCGCATTCGCCCTCTACTTGTGTTTTCTCATCTTTCTTCCTACAATTCAATGCTGCTTGATTTTCTGCTTCCACACTCTGCTCCAATAGATCAGAAACTTCACTCTGACATGTCGATTTTTCATTTTCGTCCTGATCTCCTGTAGAATGGGGGATGTCTTCGGTCTGATTGACCAATCTAGGGACTTCATCGGAATCGTTGTATTTATTCTCCTCTTCGACTGCAATTTGATTACCTGCGGAAACAATAAAGTCAATTTTCTCTTGCAAAGAGATTGCCTTTTTAATCACAGCCTTTCTGCAGTCCCTAACACCGGAATCAACTCCACGAACGGAATCCAATTTCAAAAGCAGAGACATCAGCGTCTCATTTACCCGCAACCTCTCCCTTTCGTCTCTCCGAATCAACTCCGCCATTTCGCCGCACAAAATCTTGCGCTCAATTTCGTCCACCTCTTTTCCTATTGATATAATTTTCTTCAAGCTTTTTCTCACTAAAAACCCTCTGAATACCTTCTGAATCCTTAAGGCGAATACGGACTGGTCCGGCTTAGGTTCCTGAGTCTTCAAGGATGAAACGGGCCGCTCAGGATCCGAACCGACGAAGTGGACCGGAATCTCAACAACCGGCTTAATACCGATAGCATTTTGGTGTATCGGCCGCACGGGTATTCCTCTCATGTTTGAGGAATAGCGAGGGCGAGTCGGCTGGGACCAATAGCTTCCGTAGAATGGGCTTTCCATTTGTTGATATTCGTTCGATAGCTAAAGACATTAGAGTGCTTTACAATGAGAGAAGCGGTGAGGTTTTCTGCTATTTATGTGTTTGATAGAGAAACTAAATTGAATGTTCCAGAAGTTTCACGAGTTCTTTTGGAAGGCATGGAAATATCTAGGCTTTCGCAGTCGTGTGTAGAATGTTCCTCAAACTGTTGGACCGCAATCAACTTTAAGCTTTGAAAAAGTAATACAGTACTTAGTTGgcgggcgtttggacataagaattgtaaaattttgggaaaacgtggaaaaagaaattttaaaatattatttgaaaattagagttgtgtttggacatgaatataattcggattgtttataaatttttgtgagtgatctgaagtgaaaatttttaaaaaatagctttttagagtttttcaaatttttaaaaaattttgaaattcattttcaagtgaaaatcaAAAATTTCATGGTCATAcactgatttcaaaaaaaaaaagtgaaaacaaaactcaaaaaaggaatttttttaatGGCCAAACGGGCCCTTAGTATATATAAAATAGTGAATTTATCGCGGTACAATGATAAAATTAAATAATCTATTATAAATTAAGTagagatagaaaaataaaatatttactaACAAAATggtccaatttttttttaaaaaattacaatAAGTTGACGCTATAGAAATTGATCAAAAGGAAATCTAATTATCTTTTTGGATTGAGGACCCTGTGAAACTTAGTACCGGTATAATATTAGCATTCACAGTTGTCATTCATCATGAAAAAACTCATTATTATTAAAAATCAATTGGAAAACTGAATAGACAATACGAAAATATTCgcatatcttaattaaataaacTGTGAATATTTAACTCTCATACCCTTATTAttatgtataaaaattgtatagtAACAACTAAAACTCATGGGAGGAAGATCCTTATTTATGAGCATATATAATAATTTATTGAATAACTCTCTCATAATTTCAAATGGCTACAATGTAATTGTTGTTTACCCGGAATATAttacagttgaatttgttcgtgATTTCTACACAGATGAATCAATTTGATCCCATAAGATAATGGATCAGTCAATTTTGATGTAAGATACTTAGCTCAAATGtatataaaatgataaatatgGAGAGCCCTGGGACATAGTTTCCGGGCACGATGATAATAAGAACAACAAGCTAGAAAGAGAAAAATAGTATCAGGATGTTATTTTAGAATGTGTCTTTTGATATCCAGAAAATCGTGTCTTACAATGACAGTTGAGCTTTTTAATTTATAACTCAGTGGGCATAATGGTCGGGCCCACCACTAATGACAATTATTAAAATGTGATAATGGAAGCCTAACGATAAACATAAATGCCCAATTTTCTGTAATGAGTCGTTACCCTTTAATGCtatggaatattcttcattaaatattACCGGGCGCAGCATGCTTAATGCCTTTATGGACTTGCCTTTCTCGGTGACACACAAGGTATATGTGCCCGATTTTTCGTCCTCTTGGCTTCGATTCCACGTGTCCCCTTCTTTAATGGCCACGTACCATAACATAATTTActcaatacagatagtccccctactttttggtgacataactttgtgttaccgggaAGTTGGTGAGAATCttcttttggcgggaattactataattcATTTTGAAGGTTACTAACGATTTATTAGACACcagtctctccgcatttaatgccttgaacACGCGTCCTCACATGATTTAGCACGCCTtttgccggttatcgaggtaattggAGCCAAGTATTTTAGCCGCCCAAAATTTTTACTTATACGTATCGACTCCCTTTTTCCTTTAGGTTTCACCAGTTGCTTGAACTTCCAACCTGCATCCCTGTTTTACATCTCTTCTCTAATTTCTTCCAAACACATAACTTTTTCTTCCCCTCTTCTAATGGCTTCTTCATCTAAACGTTCTGGTTCTTCAAAGAATAAGAACAAAAACGAAGATTCTGCTCCTCCAATAGTGAGTTTCATAATCTCCAAAAAGGCCTAATACTTTGAAGGATTTGGTGGAGAAATTTCCCACTGATAACCCCCGTACATAGGGCGGTTAGCAGGTATCCatcttccattcgtccttccagtatccccactgtgaaggaagactgctGCTGCCCGAATTTGGACATCATTGCTCCCGAcctatcggagcgagtgacccttcccagaGAGGGTTTCACATATTTTTACACGTACCCTTTTATCTTGGGCACGTTCTCTTTGAGTGGGGAGCTTGATTCCGTGATAGCGAAATTTTGTCTTCGCTACTAGGTATGTCTGGCACAGGTAAGCCCCTCTGTATGGAGGACGGTTGCATGCCTTCGGCGCTTGTGCTTTTAAAACCAGAGAAGAGCCGACCCTGGCTCACATGATGAATCTGTACTCCCCCAAGATCTTCCGGGGGAGATGATAAATCTTTGCAAGCGTGGTCACCATACTTTAATTTTTAGaatggatgatgacaatgaccgAGGGTGGGTGGAACGGTTTGTTGCAGTTGCTTCCGGTGACATTATTCCAACAGCTGCCTCATCCTTTCCGGTTGCTTGGAACCGTTCCCGTAAGTTTCTTTGAATACATTCTCCCTCCCTAAATGTGTTTTTTACGCATGTATTGATCTTTCAACTTCTGTATGTTATAGCGACCCGATGGGTTCCACCGGTGGTAGAAGGCTTGGACCGGTGGGTCAAAAAGATCTTCGACATTACCACGCCCGAAATCCGCTTGTGGAAAGAACTGTCTATCAAATACAAGTGGAAGGCCAAAACTCATGGTAACTATAATTTGCTTTGCTTTAGTTTTTGTATATATGGAATATGACTGAATCTCCTGTCTTGTTTGTCAAATTAGGTCTTCCCTCGGGCTCAGTCGAGATCCCTAAAGAGGATGTTTTGGCCGACCCTGCTGATGCGGCGAGGCTGCTCCAGGAAGCGCTTGCTCGAACGGGTGCCGCCGGGTCTACTCCGGGCACAAATATTTCCTCACATAGTCCCCGGctagagaacaagcaaccaaaaataAGGCGTTCTTCTGCGGCCGGGGAgaagaataagagggcaaaggTTGATGCCCCAGAATTATCCCAGGTGGCGACGTTGGTCGGTCCTCCTTCCGGCCGATCATAGATAGTGTCgtgattgatgatgaagaagctagtgatgagggagcttctcttCATAGAAGACAATGATCCTTATCCTCTCAACATGATGCTCAACCTGTTGATGCAGTCATATCCATCGAGGATGATGTCTCGGCACTttggggagagtttgatttggtggaaaatgccaactcccgtTCTCGGGCCCTAATCGTTGTGCTCGGTACTGCGAGGCAGAGTACCGGGTCCTTGCCGTCCTTGGTTGGTGAGCACCCAACAACCAGTGCTGCCTTCGATGTAGCCATTTTTCGTTCTTCTCCTTTACCAGCTTTGTCACCACCTTCTTCGCCACCAGCAGCTGCTACATCTTTTCCATCTTCATCCTCATTTCCCCCAACAACATCATCTCCAACGGTTGTACCTGGCTGTGCTGAAGGCGTTCTTCTTCCCCAGTCTCCTGTTCATGGGAATTTGGAGTAAAATTATGCTACCCCTTCTAAAGATCCTCAAATGAGGAGAAATGTTACCTTCTCGATCTCTACTGGGTGCAACCTTCTTTCCCGGCCGGTGGAGCTTGCGAATTACCTGAAGCCCTTGGCTTCATAGAAGGATTGGGAAAAAGATTCAGATACTCTCGAGGGAGTATTTGTTGAACACTGCCATGCATAATGTCGCAACGGTATATTTCTGTCTTTCTCTGGTATTTTCCAGCTTCTGACTTAGTGCATTTTAAATTTTTACCTCTTCTTATCTTGCAGGCCAATtttcttgcttccgagggcctatAAAGGTTAATCCGCGAGAAGGAGGAACTCTCTTCTGAACGGGATCACCTTTTGGCAGAAAGTGACCGGATTGTTCTTCGCCTCTCGGAACTGGAAACCAGGGCCACTGAGGCCGATGTTTTGGAAGCCCGTTTGCAGCAAAGTGAGCAAGAAGCGGTGATCCTTAGCCAGGAAGTTGGGCTGCTGAGGGACGGTTTTGATGAAGTCAAGGCTAAATGGGCTGAAGTCCAAAATGTCATTCTTACTGCCAATGATCGTGaggctgctgctgctgctgctaaaGGGGTAACTAATTTAGAAGCAACTTTGAATTCTAAGGTCGAATAACTTGCTGCCGCGGGGACGAGACATGCCTGGTTGAAGGAGAAGTATAAGAAAACTATCGACCACAACAGGCTGTATAGTTTAATTGTCCATGATTTTGATGTCAGTCTCCGATCTGCTAGGTCCGCTCGGGACAATCTTTCTGCAGAGATCgctcaactcaaagaagaactcaagcgccGAGAGGCTCCTCtcgttgttgaaaaaacttacACCATGTACATTATGAGGAGAAAGACATTGGAAGGAGCCAAAGCTTGCATTTTTTATATTGATGCCTAAATTGGTAAGGCATGcgagcttgagttggctgcaaaGAAAGGACTCCCAGTGCGGTCTGATGCTCCAGGTTCTTCTGATTCTGATTTTGAGATTTCGGACACTGAAAAGCAGCAGAGATTGCATATGAACGAGCTAGGGATTCTTTTATAAAGCTGTTATACTTTTTATGTCCTCCTCTCACCCCTCCTCCTCCCCTCCCCCGCCCCAAAACCCCAAATTATACTCCCTTGTATTAGTGTAGGTGCAGGTGGGCTTTGTCTTTTGGGCTTAATGTACTATACCATGATCCATAACGAACCACCAGTTAAAGCCCAATAGGAAACATCCGTTGAGGTTAAACCCTATTGACACGACGTTCCTACCCTTATAAATAAGTTCCCATCCTCTGTTTCTTTCGTGGCGCTCTTAAAAACCCTGAAAGCTTATTCTAATGTAAATTAGTGTAGATTTTTGCTGTTCTAAAGTTTCATTACGTCTTCAATGCTTTCATTTATGTATTTTTCTAATGTTAAGAGTATTTTTGGTAAATCAGTTAAAGCCAAATGATGATTTTTTGGATTAATTCTCACGACGGTCGTCTGAGGCACCTTTTGGTGTCGAAATTGATGTAAAGATCCAAATTTTCTGATGGGTTCTTCTTCTTGtgaaaaaatgttttatttaaaaAGTTGCTGATTTAGCTTTTAAAGATATTCAATTGTTTTGGTTTGATGGGGCAAGCATAATGATGATGATGTTATAATTATCCGATTTATTTCATGAAAGGAATTACTAACCTCCTACTCATTCTGAATGCTTGCTCTTATTTACGCTGACCCCTTTAACCTCtcgaatttgaaaaaaaaaatccctttttctcttttggagtagatacatgaatgtccacatttttttttaattttcggggTATTTACAAGgtccatatttttttttaattttcggggTATTTACAAGAAACAGATCTGGATATAGAGGAAAcatattgtttggatttgattgatttaataataatttttttgtcAACGCGATGATAAATCTGATGTTTACTACTAGTTAATACATGTTATGCATTTTAAAATATTAGTTTCTCGACAGCGATGCACATATGCTAAGTAATGTACTAAGTCATGTAGTACCTCAAAtttataatattattattatttcaataaAGTTTTAAGTATATACTTATACCTGAAAAAATAAAACTACAAATTATGTGAAAGATCAATATATCTTCTAAACCTATGACCATGAACAATCAAATATATGTTCCTTTTGTGTGGCTTAATTGCTTTGTCATTACTAAGACTTGTGTTATCAGATTATAACATGCTTCATATTACATAATTATTAATATCAATAGCTGATATCTAAATTTATGAAAATCGTGAATACTTTAGCTGAACATATATTAACATAGAATTCACTTACACCTATAGTATAGATTGTGTTGACCTCCTTTTATTGAGtaattatttttgtataaatatagatagataatTTATGAAATCTAAATAAGAATAAAAACACTAGAAGAATTATCGATTAAAATGACGATGGTACGAATATAAATCAAATTTAGAATATTATACCAGCACAAGTTTctcttttatattaaaaaaaatactaaaatagatATTTTGATTGGTACACCAGCAGTAATACTTTTTGACAAATACAACTTCAAAATCAGAtcagttcaaagttcatttacaTGTAAAAGAAAGGCcgctaatttatttttaattttaatttttttattaattattggaTGTTGATCTTTattatttcatcttcttccttcGTATCATTGCTAATTTTTCTTAATAAAACTCCTACTTGAATTTTCACTATCACATCAATTTTGACAAGAAAAGTGAATTATTTCTCTTTACTAATACCAACTCGAGATAGTACTTAGATTCTTGCTACTGCAGCACTAAAAAATAGTCCATATGttagaaatatttatttttaaaaaaacttaattGACTTGTCTTCTTTTGATTAAAGTATTCTCAACCTGTTAATATACTAAAATTTCTATAAATAACATTTTGGCCTTCTCAGAGATAGATTTGAATGTATTGACATGAAAACCTAGCAAAAATATTTTGTAGTATCAAAAAGTATATCATGAATACGACATCTCCATCACAAACTTCAAGCCTTAAACAGTATTTAAAACATTataaataaacaaattaatattttttccGTGAAAAGGGCGAAGAATTTTTTATGCATCCGTCTCCCTTCGTGTAGCTTTTATAAACTCCCGTAAACTTAGCAGCACTGGACCTAATTTTTGGACGACATTTGAACTTCCTTCTAAATTATCAGACTTCTTATGTTTCTGAAGATCTTTTTCTTTGAAATTGATAATTGTCTAGTTTTTTTTGTTCAGTAACAGTTTTCCATCAGTAAAAGTTCTTCCCATATTTTCTACTATAATCAGATAAACCCATACACTCTAGGCTACATCTGCTTCTGAGTATAATGAGAATGCGAGAAGAAAGAGCATAAATTGCTAGGCAACTTGCTTTGAATCATTACTAATAGAATAGACAGTGAAGGAAAGAGATCTAActaatgcatgatacatatataaaTGTTATGTGATGATACTTTTGTTGAAATTGGCAAAAGTCCCACATCCGTGGATGACAACTTTGAATgagaatttcaccctataaaaggaggcctaatgtttaagatttaaacacacctctcatttgcctttttatcttcttaaggcatttgtatcttctctctttagtattatttcacttgtaattttggagtggaataaaatattgattgtgtccaaGGAAGTAGgtaaaattggccgaacctcgtaaattctggtgttcttttattgttgtcttattgtcttgtttattatttagtggttgtcataatttttggtatagtagttgtgactcattcacactatatacatttggcttccgcaacaattggtatcaaagccaaggtactgtctaagtatgctctgtggttgcaacatagtctgatcttccacattagaaaagatctatcttggtaactgagtcaaggttctgtctgagtatgctctgtggttgcagcttagtctgatcttccacaccagaaaggaaataatcttgatttgtgtcgtcagctactaaataatatttgtgtcaaaatgggagacagtaaacaagaagaatctacatcaagtgtcaataatacgtcatcgttggcatcttcgcttatgacaagaattgtgtcaaatgcgaaatttgcagtaaaaatttttgacgggtcaggacattttgggatgtggcaaggcgagatTCTAGATattctttttcaacaagggctagatcttgccattgaagaaaagaagccagatgttattagagaagaagattggaaaattatcaatcgtgttgcttgcggtaccattcgatcctaccttgctagagagcagaaatattcATACACagaggaaacttctgcaagtaaattatgaaaAGCACTGggggataaatttttgaagaaaaacagtcaaaataaattgtacatgaagaagagactgtttcgcttcacctatgttcctggtaccacaatgaatgaatatatcaccagtttcaataagttggtcacatatttgcaaaatatggatgcaatttttgatgatggtgacttggccttgatgttgttggggtcacttcctaatgagtacgagcaccttgaaactactctactccatggaaatgatgaaatttctctcagagaagtttgttcggctttgtacatctatgaacaaagaaagggagaaaaacagaagggcagagaaggagaagcactaattgtgaggggtcgtcctcaaaatcaaacgaggactaagaagggaagatccaagtcgagatctagacccagcaaagatgaatgtgctttttgtcgagaaaaggggcactggaagaaagactgtccgaagttgaagaataaggccagacataacaatggaaaggccattatggattcaaatgtagctgattgtgatgattcagacttctcattagttacaacagagttatcaacatcatcagacatatggttgatggactcggcttgtagctatcatatgtgtcccaacaaggactggttcgtgaattttcaagaaggagaatatggagtcatccacacagcggataacagccctcttacctcatatggcattggttcaataagattaaggagccatgatggaatgatcagaacattaacagatgttcgatatgtaccgggtttgaagaagaatctcatctctgtgggagccctagaatcaaaagggttcaaaatcattgcagaaaatagagtgatgagaatatgctccggtgcactagtggtaatgaaggccaatcggaagaacaataacatgtactgCTATCGTGGTAGCACAGTTATTGGGACAACAatagtgacatccagtgatgacaaagaggcagaagcaaccaggctatggcacatgcacttgggacatgctggagggaaatccttgaaagctctatctaatcaaggattgttaaaaggcgtaaagacttgcaacttggagttttgcgagcattgtgtcaaagggaaacagacaagggttaaatttggtacagcgatccataatactaaaggcattttggattatgtacactctgatgtttggggtgcttccaaaacaccttcattgggtgggaagcactattttgtaacctttgttgatgatttttcccgaagagtgtgggtgtatacaatgaagaggaaagatgaagtgttgggaatttttctcaaatggaaaatgatggtggagaatcaaacaggcaggaggatcaagtgtattcacacagacaatggaggtgaatacaaaaatgatcatttcaataaggtctgtgaaaatgatggcatcgtccgatatttcactgtcagacatacaccacaacagaatggagtggcagaacgtatgaaccggactttacttgagaaggtacggtgtatgttgtccaatgctggcttgggcaaagaattttgggctgaggcaattacatatgcatgccacctcattaatcgtctaccatcttctgctattgatggcaagacaccatttgaaaaatggtatggaaaacctgctgtagattatgattctttgcacgtgtttggctcaattgcatactatcatgtgaaagagtcaaaattggatccgagagtaaagaaggctatatttatggggattacttctggagtcaaaggataccgcttatggtgtccagagacaaggaatattatattcagcagagatgttacctttgatgaatctgccataacagataaggtgacagttgaagatgtcaaacaaactggtggtgcatcaaagcaggtggagtttgagggaaaatttatttttcctacacaagaagcagaggaggaaactcatgaagattaccctctggaagaagagccagtagaaagggagattccaactcaggaacctcgacaacaacttgaatcaatagcaaccagcaggccaaaaaggacaataacgaaacctgttcatctcatagagacggttgcttgtgcaacctcaattgtagctgatggtgttcctaccacttataaagacgcaatccaaagttcagaagaagataagtggaggattgccatgaatgaagaaatgcagtcccttcatcagaatcatacatgaaaattggccaatctcccgaagggaaagaaagcaattgggtgcaaatgggtatttgcaaagaaagaaggatttcctaaccaagaagatgttcgctacaaagcaagattggtggccaaaggatatgctcaaaaggaggaaattgattacaatgaagtatttttctccagttgtaaaacattcctccattagaattatgttggctttggtagcacagttggatttggaactagttcagatggatgtaaaaactgtgtttttacatggaaacttggaggaggaaatctacatgactcagccagaaggattcaaagttgctggaaaaaaaatatggtatgcaaacttgaaaaatcgttgtacggattgaaacaatcttctagacaatggtacaagcgatttgacaagtttatgttgcagcaagggtacaagagaagcaaatacgatcattgtgcatatttgcgcaaacttaatgatggttcctttgtatatcttctcctatatgttgatgatatgttgataacttccaagaattcagaagaaattgataagttgaagattcaactaaaAGAGGatttcgagatgaaggatctgggtgaggcaaagaaaattcttggcatggagataataagagatagacgttcaaagaaactctgtttatctcagaaagaatatttgaagagagtactacaacgttttggcatagataagaagactaagccaattagtacgccacttgctccctattttaagctaagtactactatgtcgccaaaggatgaaactgaacaggagtatatgtcaagggtaccatacgcaaatgctgttggtagcttgatgtatgcaatggtttgtacaagacctgacatttcacaagccgttggagttattagcagatatatgcataatccaggaaaggagcattggcaagctgtgaaatggattctatggtatattcatagtactgtagatgttgggttagtttttgagtaGGAAGACAatcggtctgtagttggatattgtgactcagattttgtgGGTGATCTAGACAAACGAAGGTCAACTACtagttatgtgtttacttttgcaaaggcaccagttagttggaagtctactttgcagtcaacagttgctttgtctacaacagaggcagagtacatgactattacagaggctgtgaaggaggcaatttggcttcaggggttgataaaggagcttggtattgaacaaaaaattattataattttttgtgatagtcaaagtgctattcaattagcgaagaaccaagtttatcatgcaaggacgaagcacattgatgttcggtatcatttcgtacgagaaatcatagaagaaggtagagtcacggtgaagaaaattcatactacggagaaccctgctgatatgctgacaaaagtggtgactgcggtcaagtttcaacattgtttggatttgatcaacattgttgaacactaaagattgaagatgaagacacaatcaaaatttgttattgagagaaaattgaagatgtggaattttgccaaggtggagatttgttgaaattggcaaaagtcccacatcggtggatggcaattttgaatgagaatttcaccctataaaaggaggcctaatgtttaggatttaaacacacctctcatttgcctttttatcttcttaaggcatttgtatcttctctctttagtattatttcacttgtaattttggagtggaataaaatattgattgtgtccgaggaagtaggcaaaattggccgaacctcgtaaattctggtgttcttttattgttgtcttattgtcttgtttattatttagtggttgtcataatttttggtatagtaattgtgactcattcacactatatacatttggcttccgcaacaactTTTTCATCTTTGAATTAATATATTTTTCGGAATAACGAAAAGATTAAGATGATGAGACGCTAATGTTATGAGTATAATTAAAAGAAGCAAGGGAGTGCCGCTAATTGAGAAATGAGTGTCGGGTTTGTAACTACATGCCAATCAGCCTTCTAAATTATCCCATGTAA contains:
- the LOC107796465 gene encoding uncharacterized protein LOC107796465, with protein sequence MESPFYGSYWSQPTRPRYSSNMRGIPVRPIHQNAIGIKPVVEIPVHFVGSDPERPVSSLKTQEPKPDQSVFALRIQKVFRGFLVRKSLKKIISIGKEVDEIERKILCGEMAELIRRDERERLRVNETLMSLLLKLDSVRGVDSGVRDCRKAVIKKAISLQEKIDFIVSAGNQIAVEEENKYNDSDEVPRLVNQTEDIPHSTGDQDENEKSTCQSEVSDLLEQSVEAENQAALNCRKKDEKTQVEGECDAEKSDELPEVSVERGEVGDVIEGIDEEENEARLHGENESRKNRELMEKMVEENEKMMRMMNELCQRNEMQTLMLNSLAQRVTQLEKAFLCDKLKAKTKKKRHTA